The following are from one region of the Hymenobacter radiodurans genome:
- a CDS encoding J domain-containing protein: MITHYEALEVSEQASAADIRQAYRRLVLLTHPDRTQDPAAHERYLAVNRAYEILSLPDKRKAYDARLWALRNPPSPVVSRPVVPRHPDPAYRGPMPRPVRRVSLQERYAAQYARVLGGLRPIMLGSLALCLTFIIDYSLAYEQVERIEESLFDVYYSGGSKHSRGTRHTYFHHRTDQGRFDSDESIALGEAVRVERTPIIGKALQVVRSNGQYIIPMNLYTESLVMPLLLFISAGLTQIKRLGNDARLGTGLMTLVLLIVTLYLLISA, translated from the coding sequence ATGATTACACATTATGAGGCGCTGGAGGTGTCTGAGCAAGCGTCGGCGGCCGACATCCGGCAGGCTTATCGGCGCTTAGTACTCCTCACCCACCCCGACCGCACCCAAGATCCGGCCGCGCACGAGCGTTATTTGGCCGTAAACCGCGCTTACGAAATATTGAGCTTACCCGACAAGCGCAAGGCGTACGATGCCCGGTTGTGGGCTTTGCGCAATCCGCCTTCGCCGGTGGTGTCTCGCCCTGTTGTTCCGCGGCACCCCGATCCGGCTTATCGAGGACCGATGCCGCGTCCTGTGCGCCGCGTTAGCTTGCAGGAACGCTATGCAGCCCAATATGCACGCGTATTAGGTGGGCTGCGCCCTATTATGCTAGGTAGCCTAGCATTATGCTTGACTTTTATAATCGATTATTCTTTAGCCTACGAACAGGTAGAGCGCATCGAAGAGTCACTTTTCGACGTGTACTATTCGGGAGGTTCTAAGCATAGCCGCGGCACTCGCCACACTTATTTTCACCACCGAACGGACCAAGGTCGCTTTGATAGCGATGAAAGTATCGCACTAGGCGAAGCTGTACGTGTAGAGCGCACTCCAATCATTGGCAAGGCTTTACAAGTGGTACGTAGCAATGGTCAGTATATAATACCCATGAACCTGTATACAGAATCGTTGGTGATGCCATTGCTACTTTTTATTAGCGCGGGCCTAACACAGATAAAAAGGCTCGGTAATGATGCCCGATTAGGGACAGGTCTAATGACGCTAGTGTTACTGATAGTGACCCTTTATTTATTGATCTCTGCTTAA
- a CDS encoding TerC family protein: protein MFDISVFSDPNTWVSLLTLTFMEVVLGIDNIIFISIIVNRLPKDQQGRGRTIGLMLALLFRIGLLLSITWIVSLKEPLFTINLPFLAADHGVSGRDLILFAGGLFLLAKSTTEIHTKLQGEEESHEAGNYSSFARVIVQIILIDIVFSFDSILTAVGLVDNVLVMILAVIIAMGIMLIFAKMIGDFVNQNPTIKMLALSFLIMIGIMLVMESFHQEIPKGYVYFAMFFSLGVELLNLRLRKKVPPVELRDSRFD, encoded by the coding sequence ATGTTCGATATTTCTGTTTTCTCCGATCCTAATACCTGGGTCAGCCTGCTCACGCTTACCTTCATGGAGGTGGTGCTGGGCATTGATAACATCATCTTTATCTCCATCATCGTCAATCGGTTGCCGAAGGACCAACAAGGGCGCGGACGCACCATAGGCCTGATGTTGGCGCTGCTGTTTCGCATCGGATTGCTGTTGAGCATCACCTGGATTGTCAGCCTGAAGGAGCCCTTGTTTACAATCAATCTTCCCTTTCTGGCGGCTGACCACGGCGTATCGGGCCGCGACCTGATTTTGTTCGCTGGGGGGCTTTTCCTGCTGGCTAAGAGCACCACCGAGATTCATACCAAGCTTCAGGGCGAAGAAGAAAGCCACGAAGCGGGCAATTACAGCAGCTTTGCCCGCGTCATTGTCCAGATCATTCTCATCGACATTGTGTTCTCCTTCGACTCGATCCTGACGGCCGTGGGCTTGGTGGATAACGTACTAGTGATGATTCTGGCGGTTATCATCGCTATGGGTATCATGCTGATTTTCGCCAAGATGATCGGCGACTTCGTAAATCAGAACCCAACGATAAAAATGCTGGCCCTGTCCTTCCTGATTATGATCGGTATTATGCTGGTGATGGAATCCTTTCACCAGGAAATTCCGAAGGGCTACGTCTACTTCGCCATGTTCTTCTCCCTGGGCGTGGAACTGCTGAATCTGCGCCTCCGCAAAAAGGTGCCACCAGTGGAGCTGCGCGATTCACGCTTCGATTAA
- the mutS gene encoding DNA mismatch repair protein MutS produces MRQYYQLKQQYPGALLLFRVGDFYETFGEDAVTTSRIVDIVLTKRGAGTSSEVALAGFPHHSLDTYLPKLVRAGQRVAICDQLEDPKQAKGLVKRGVTELVTPGVSFNDNVLERKSNNYLCAVHFGKQEAGISFLDISTGEFLVAQGDVPYLGKLLQNFGPAEVLFCKKSRQEFEQHFGPDFCHYALDEWVFGFDYAHDTLTRHFKTTSLKGYGIDGLREGITAAGCILHYLAETKHTNVGHIAGIGRLEEDKYVWLDRFTVRNLELVQPQHLGGVPLIDILDQTVTPMGARLLRKWVVLPLKEAAQIQRRLDTVEALLADTDLLGEITQNLRQINDLERLISKVAVRRINPRELLQLSRALEAIGPIRTVLAGSGIRALQKLADQLNACDTLRTDITAKIRPDAPVLTNQGGVLNDGIDKELDELRSIAFSGKDYLLQLQQREQQNTGISSLKVAYNKVFGYYLEVSNAHKNKVPTTWIRKQTLVNAERYITEELKTYEEKILHAEDRLFIIEQNIYNELVQAAADYVPQIQQNARAIGVLDCLASFAATARQYNYVKPTVNDGGILDIRQGRHPVIERQLPPGEAYIPNDICLDQDDQQIVVITGPNMAGKSALLRQTALIVLLAQIGSFVPADAATIGVIDKIFTRVGASDNLSKGESTFMVEMTETASILNNLSDRSLVLMDEIGRGTSTYDGISIAWAIVEHLHNSPKARAKTLFATHYHELNQLADDCPRVRNYNVAVKEADGRILFMRKLVAGGSEHSFGIHVARMAGMPTSVVLRANEIMHHLEQERAHAGDGEADAPTEFDELLAGLEPEQQGGKVLPLNGHTHEKAPQRGPRAQPVAAVATAPRPSLQLSMFEPADPALERVRELIQQLDVNTLTPIEALLKLNELKLALGGK; encoded by the coding sequence ATGCGTCAGTATTACCAGCTAAAGCAGCAGTACCCCGGTGCGCTGCTCCTGTTTCGGGTAGGCGATTTTTACGAAACCTTCGGCGAGGACGCTGTCACCACGAGTCGTATCGTGGACATTGTGCTCACGAAGCGCGGTGCTGGCACCTCTTCGGAAGTGGCATTGGCGGGCTTTCCTCACCATTCCCTCGATACGTATCTGCCCAAACTGGTGCGTGCTGGGCAACGCGTGGCCATCTGCGACCAGCTCGAAGATCCCAAGCAAGCCAAGGGCCTGGTGAAGCGTGGCGTGACGGAGTTGGTAACGCCCGGCGTGTCCTTCAACGATAATGTGCTGGAGCGCAAGTCCAACAACTACCTCTGTGCGGTGCATTTTGGCAAACAGGAAGCCGGCATTTCCTTCCTCGACATCAGCACCGGCGAGTTTCTGGTGGCGCAGGGCGACGTACCGTACTTAGGCAAGCTGCTCCAAAACTTTGGTCCGGCCGAAGTGCTTTTCTGCAAGAAAAGTCGTCAAGAGTTTGAGCAGCATTTCGGCCCCGACTTTTGCCACTACGCGCTTGATGAGTGGGTATTTGGCTTTGATTACGCCCACGATACACTCACGCGCCACTTTAAAACTACCTCGCTTAAAGGGTACGGCATCGATGGTCTGCGCGAGGGCATCACGGCGGCGGGCTGCATTCTGCACTATCTGGCCGAAACCAAGCACACCAATGTGGGCCACATTGCCGGCATTGGGCGACTTGAGGAGGACAAATACGTGTGGCTGGACCGCTTTACCGTGCGCAACCTGGAGCTGGTACAGCCCCAGCACTTGGGCGGTGTGCCCTTAATTGATATTCTGGACCAAACAGTAACGCCGATGGGCGCCCGACTACTACGCAAGTGGGTAGTGTTGCCGCTGAAAGAAGCCGCCCAGATTCAGCGCCGGCTGGATACTGTAGAGGCTTTGTTGGCTGATACCGACCTTTTAGGAGAAATAACCCAAAACCTGCGGCAGATCAATGACTTAGAGCGCCTGATTTCGAAGGTGGCCGTGCGCCGAATCAACCCGCGCGAACTCCTGCAATTGAGTCGGGCGTTGGAGGCCATTGGCCCCATTCGGACTGTGCTAGCCGGTTCAGGCATCCGCGCCTTACAGAAGCTAGCTGATCAGCTGAACGCCTGCGACACACTGCGAACAGATATTACGGCCAAAATTCGGCCCGACGCGCCTGTGCTTACCAACCAGGGAGGCGTGCTGAACGACGGCATCGATAAGGAGTTGGACGAGCTGCGCAGTATTGCTTTTTCGGGCAAGGACTATCTGTTGCAGTTGCAGCAGCGTGAGCAGCAGAATACGGGTATTTCTTCGCTGAAAGTAGCTTACAATAAGGTATTTGGCTATTACCTGGAAGTGTCGAATGCGCACAAGAACAAAGTGCCAACCACCTGGATTCGTAAGCAAACGCTGGTAAACGCCGAGCGCTACATTACGGAGGAGCTAAAGACCTACGAAGAGAAAATTCTGCACGCTGAGGACCGCTTGTTCATCATCGAGCAGAATATCTACAACGAGCTCGTGCAAGCTGCTGCCGACTATGTGCCGCAGATTCAGCAGAATGCCCGCGCCATTGGCGTGCTCGATTGCCTGGCCTCGTTTGCGGCCACCGCGCGCCAATACAACTATGTGAAGCCAACGGTGAATGATGGTGGCATTCTCGACATTCGCCAAGGTCGCCACCCGGTGATCGAGCGACAATTGCCCCCCGGTGAGGCTTACATTCCGAACGATATTTGTTTGGACCAGGATGACCAGCAGATTGTGGTCATTACGGGTCCTAATATGGCGGGTAAGTCGGCACTATTGCGCCAGACGGCTCTTATTGTGCTGCTAGCTCAAATCGGCTCCTTCGTACCCGCTGATGCGGCCACTATTGGTGTCATTGACAAAATTTTCACCCGCGTAGGTGCTTCCGACAACCTCAGCAAGGGCGAAAGTACCTTTATGGTGGAGATGACTGAAACGGCCAGCATCCTGAACAACCTCTCCGACCGCAGCCTCGTGCTGATGGATGAAATTGGGCGCGGCACCAGCACGTACGACGGAATCAGCATTGCCTGGGCCATTGTGGAACACCTGCACAATAGCCCAAAAGCGCGGGCCAAAACACTGTTTGCTACGCACTACCATGAGCTAAACCAGCTCGCCGACGACTGCCCCCGCGTGCGCAATTACAACGTGGCCGTGAAGGAAGCCGATGGGCGCATTCTCTTTATGCGCAAGCTGGTGGCGGGTGGTTCGGAGCATAGCTTTGGTATTCACGTGGCACGCATGGCGGGTATGCCTACTTCGGTGGTACTGCGAGCCAACGAGATTATGCACCACTTGGAGCAGGAGCGGGCTCACGCCGGCGATGGCGAAGCAGATGCGCCCACTGAATTTGATGAGCTATTGGCAGGATTGGAGCCCGAGCAGCAAGGTGGTAAGGTGCTGCCGCTCAACGGCCATACGCACGAAAAAGCCCCCCAGCGCGGCCCACGGGCCCAGCCCGTGGCGGCCGTAGCTACGGCCCCGCGTCCGAGCCTACAGCTGAGTATGTTTGAGCCCGCCGACCCCGCCTTGGAGCGCGTACGCGAACTTATTCAGCAGCTTGATGTAAATACGCTTACGCCCATCGAAGCACTGCTGAAGCTGAATGAGCTGAAACTGGCGCTGGGGGGCAAATAA
- a CDS encoding DUF6438 domain-containing protein — MACRPVQAATEKLMQLERTACMGPCPVDQITVYTDGRLEYKGGENAPRQGTYAGRLTAAERKQLIAKFDAASFFALQDSYTSTKLDYPTKYITYWKGGKSKRIRDYDGAPAALKGLEAELIKLIKADRWQQSAVPAK; from the coding sequence GTGGCTTGCCGACCAGTACAGGCCGCCACCGAAAAGCTCATGCAATTGGAGCGCACCGCCTGCATGGGTCCTTGCCCCGTCGATCAGATTACGGTGTACACCGATGGCCGCTTGGAATATAAAGGCGGCGAAAATGCCCCCCGCCAAGGCACGTATGCGGGGCGCTTGACGGCGGCCGAGCGGAAGCAGCTTATCGCCAAGTTCGACGCGGCTAGTTTTTTTGCTTTGCAGGACAGCTACACCTCTACCAAGCTCGACTATCCTACGAAGTACATTACCTACTGGAAGGGAGGTAAGAGCAAGCGTATTCGGGATTATGACGGCGCTCCGGCGGCTCTCAAAGGCTTAGAAGCAGAATTAATTAAACTAATAAAAGCTGACCGCTGGCAGCAGAGCGCCGTGCCGGCCAAATAG
- a CDS encoding T9SS type A sorting domain-containing protein has protein sequence MGNGFSIAQPTGFNDLAIHSVHPYPDADNTLIYQLLTPIIVEADPAKSTITFDEVVLVEPGTDGAPFPSVEFFDYVVVEGSKDGGQTWNPVADGYDSRDKEEWLAVYNSTIDGEQNSTAVGTQALFLPRAMNLRDNGYFLAGDVVRLRFRLFADPGAHGWGWAIDNLRIQDNTVTSLASELKKTGGLNVYPNPSEGKFTVQARFAKPTTNLQIIVRNNLGQVVLRHSLAGAQTELKQALDLSALSAGMYMVSVGVEGDAAMRKVLITK, from the coding sequence GTGGGCAATGGCTTCTCCATCGCGCAGCCAACCGGCTTTAATGATCTGGCCATCCACTCCGTTCATCCTTACCCTGATGCCGATAATACGCTGATCTATCAGCTGCTCACCCCGATTATTGTCGAGGCTGATCCGGCAAAGTCTACGATTACCTTCGATGAGGTAGTGCTAGTGGAGCCGGGTACGGACGGTGCTCCTTTCCCTAGTGTCGAGTTCTTCGACTATGTTGTAGTAGAAGGTAGCAAGGATGGCGGTCAGACCTGGAACCCAGTGGCTGATGGCTACGATTCCCGTGATAAAGAGGAGTGGTTAGCCGTGTATAATAGCACCATTGATGGAGAGCAAAACTCTACGGCGGTGGGTACGCAGGCGCTCTTTTTGCCCCGTGCGATGAACCTGCGCGACAACGGCTACTTCCTCGCTGGCGACGTAGTGCGGCTGCGCTTCCGCCTGTTCGCCGATCCGGGTGCGCACGGCTGGGGCTGGGCCATCGACAATCTGCGCATTCAGGATAACACCGTTACCAGCTTAGCTTCTGAGCTGAAAAAGACTGGCGGCCTGAACGTGTACCCCAACCCAAGTGAAGGCAAATTCACGGTGCAGGCCCGCTTTGCGAAGCCCACTACCAATTTGCAGATTATCGTGCGCAACAATCTGGGGCAGGTAGTGCTGCGTCATTCATTGGCTGGTGCACAAACTGAGTTGAAGCAAGCACTCGATTTGAGTGCGCTTTCCGCTGGCATGTACATGGTGAGTGTGGGCGTAGAAGGCGACGCCGCCATGCGCAAAGTGCTGATCACGAAATAG
- a CDS encoding PaaI family thioesterase: MEPTQNVATLIALYNQINNYGRTNGMELSMTKPGEVTYSMKVREDHLSSPGTCHGGVLAGLMDAALGAAALSLAFTASELVSTVEFKINYLLPVRLHDHLLARGHVEHSGKTLIVASADIYCATREIVVARGLGTFNRYPADKRDFHELLFPKEE; encoded by the coding sequence ATGGAACCTACTCAAAATGTTGCCACGCTTATAGCGCTGTACAATCAAATCAACAACTACGGCCGCACCAATGGGATGGAGCTCAGCATGACGAAGCCCGGCGAAGTGACCTACTCCATGAAGGTGCGCGAAGATCATCTGTCCTCGCCCGGCACCTGCCACGGCGGCGTGCTGGCCGGCTTGATGGACGCGGCGCTGGGCGCAGCCGCGCTCAGCCTGGCTTTTACCGCCAGCGAGTTAGTCTCAACGGTCGAATTCAAGATAAACTACCTGCTTCCCGTTCGTCTGCACGACCACTTGTTGGCTCGCGGCCATGTAGAGCACTCTGGCAAAACCCTCATTGTAGCCAGCGCCGATATCTATTGCGCCACCCGCGAAATAGTAGTAGCCCGCGGCCTCGGCACCTTCAATCGCTACCCCGCCGACAAGCGTGACTTTCACGAGTTACTATTCCCAAAGGAAGAGTAG
- a CDS encoding NYN domain-containing protein, whose protein sequence is MNSPLIRIGVFYDGNYFLKISDYYYFQHERKARISLEGLHEYIRHQVAEEEDVDVRLSQVTDSHFFRGRLSATEARDKDRLFHDRLLDDILMHLGVTTHYMPLKTRDGRLQEKGIDVWLALEALELALHKSFDVIVLIAGDSDYAPLIKKLNTIGTRVMLLNWDFKYVDFKGENRVTRASQQLLEHATYPISMHDVIDAGLASNDELIENLFVTQPEPAPFPTVKPARPTGPTAAGPVGTVGMSTIKNLKNGFGFVVMPPNNLFFSYADMSEGDFNDLHEGDWVEFTVGRNHRDEDCARNVRKVQPPQEGDEYDDETENEEHESANTSEHL, encoded by the coding sequence ATGAATAGCCCTCTGATTCGGATAGGCGTCTTCTACGACGGCAATTATTTCCTGAAAATCAGCGATTACTACTACTTCCAGCATGAGCGTAAAGCTCGTATCAGTCTAGAAGGTCTACACGAATATATCCGCCACCAAGTAGCCGAAGAAGAAGACGTAGACGTTCGCCTGAGCCAGGTGACCGACTCCCACTTTTTCCGGGGCCGGCTAAGCGCTACCGAAGCCCGCGACAAAGACCGCCTGTTCCACGACCGTCTGCTCGACGATATTCTGATGCACCTGGGTGTAACTACCCACTACATGCCGCTGAAAACCCGCGACGGCCGGTTGCAGGAGAAAGGCATTGATGTATGGCTGGCCCTAGAAGCCCTGGAGCTTGCCCTGCACAAAAGCTTCGACGTGATTGTGCTCATCGCCGGCGACAGCGACTACGCCCCGCTGATCAAGAAGCTCAACACCATCGGCACCCGCGTGATGCTATTGAACTGGGACTTCAAGTATGTGGATTTCAAAGGCGAGAACCGCGTAACGCGCGCTTCTCAGCAGCTATTGGAGCATGCTACGTACCCCATCTCCATGCACGACGTGATTGACGCCGGCCTCGCCAGCAACGACGAGCTGATCGAAAATCTATTCGTAACCCAGCCCGAGCCTGCTCCTTTCCCTACCGTGAAGCCTGCCCGCCCAACCGGCCCTACGGCCGCCGGTCCAGTAGGCACGGTGGGAATGAGCACGATCAAGAACCTGAAAAACGGGTTTGGCTTCGTGGTAATGCCCCCCAATAACCTCTTCTTCAGCTACGCTGACATGTCGGAAGGCGATTTCAACGACTTGCACGAGGGCGATTGGGTAGAGTTTACCGTGGGCCGCAACCACCGCGACGAGGACTGCGCCCGCAACGTGCGTAAAGTACAGCCCCCACAGGAAGGCGACGAGTACGACGACGAAACCGAAAACGAAGAGCACGAGTCAGCCAACACCTCGGAGCACTTGTAA
- a CDS encoding GNAT family N-acetyltransferase, translating into MIIRQPSTAADFAAYYALRYQVLRQPWQQPPGSERSDDDAAPTTHHAMAVADDGSIIGVARVQPSGPGQVQVRAVAVHPDWHGRGIGQQLMTYLEEYAAAQGFTECILDSRESAVGFYQKLDYEIVAPSHTLFGVIPHFRMRKSLAT; encoded by the coding sequence ATGATTATCCGCCAGCCCAGTACCGCCGCCGACTTTGCTGCCTATTACGCCCTGCGCTACCAAGTGCTGCGCCAGCCCTGGCAGCAGCCTCCCGGCTCAGAGCGCTCCGACGACGACGCTGCCCCCACTACTCACCACGCCATGGCCGTAGCCGATGATGGTAGCATAATCGGGGTGGCGCGCGTGCAGCCGTCCGGACCGGGCCAGGTGCAGGTGCGCGCCGTAGCCGTGCACCCCGACTGGCACGGCCGCGGCATTGGGCAACAGCTCATGACGTATTTGGAAGAATACGCAGCCGCGCAAGGTTTTACAGAATGCATCCTCGACTCCCGCGAGTCGGCAGTAGGGTTTTATCAGAAGCTAGACTATGAGATTGTGGCGCCTTCGCATACGCTGTTTGGCGTCATTCCCCATTTTCGGATGCGCAAGTCACTGGCCACATAG
- a CDS encoding metal-dependent hydrolase — MRGSSHLAIGLITGVAIAGLVPGIPFSPAGIALAGFSSLAPDLDHPESRLSKRLGFSHNYVRWAFAAAGAGLAAYTHFLLPVGPDRRMGFTAALAFGLLGLAMQGGSVRKLALLFTGVLTVLAGLYFEFLWVSLLGIFVAVAPFTSHRSWTHTIWATILWTYIGYLANQALGWHGVAHFAGAGYLSHLLADSLTKQGVRWFLPFSDTSLKLPLISTGSATGNVLEVAICAGYGLLVLGLVIGRLQF, encoded by the coding sequence GTGCGCGGTTCTTCTCACCTGGCCATCGGCCTGATTACGGGCGTGGCCATTGCCGGCTTGGTGCCCGGTATTCCCTTTTCACCCGCTGGTATTGCCCTAGCTGGGTTCTCCTCCCTGGCCCCCGACCTCGACCACCCCGAAAGCCGCCTAAGCAAACGGCTCGGTTTCTCCCACAATTACGTGCGCTGGGCCTTCGCCGCCGCTGGGGCCGGCTTAGCCGCCTATACTCACTTCTTACTCCCTGTTGGCCCCGACCGGCGCATGGGCTTCACGGCTGCGCTGGCGTTTGGCTTGCTGGGTTTGGCTATGCAGGGTGGCTCCGTACGTAAGCTGGCGCTGCTGTTTACCGGCGTGCTCACCGTGCTGGCCGGCTTGTACTTTGAGTTTCTGTGGGTGAGCCTGCTGGGAATATTCGTGGCCGTGGCGCCCTTCACCAGCCACCGCTCCTGGACGCATACCATTTGGGCTACCATCCTCTGGACCTACATCGGCTACCTGGCTAATCAGGCGTTAGGCTGGCACGGCGTGGCCCATTTTGCCGGGGCTGGCTACCTCTCGCACCTGCTCGCCGACTCGCTTACCAAACAGGGCGTGCGGTGGTTCCTGCCCTTCTCCGACACGAGCCTGAAACTACCGCTTATCTCCACTGGCTCGGCTACCGGCAACGTGTTGGAAGTGGCCATTTGCGCCGGCTACGGATTGCTGGTGCTAGGGTTGGTTATTGGGCGTTTGCAGTTCTAG
- a CDS encoding HNH endonuclease, with protein sequence MSEWLKQPIPLELHHVNGVNNDHRIENLQLLCPNCHAQTPTYRGKNQARAGVVE encoded by the coding sequence ATGAGTGAGTGGCTAAAACAACCCATTCCACTGGAACTCCATCACGTGAATGGCGTAAATAATGATCATAGAATTGAGAATTTACAGTTATTGTGCCCAAATTGCCACGCTCAAACTCCAACATACCGGGGTAAGAACCAAGCAAGAGCCGGAGTGGTGGAATAG
- a CDS encoding RNA methyltransferase yields MRKLSMEELNRLTVADFKNTQKIPLTLVLDNVRSLHNVGAAFRTADAFAVEKIWLCGITGRPPHREITKTALGSTESVAWEFAPQTTDVVRQLQAAGYVVIAVEQTDSSQSLSAFQPDPTKPYALVMGNEVFGVEDEVLALCDAAVEIPQFGTKHSLNVSVAAGVVLWDFMRKMGFGN; encoded by the coding sequence ATGCGCAAACTTTCGATGGAAGAACTGAACCGACTGACGGTGGCAGACTTCAAAAATACGCAAAAAATCCCCCTAACCCTCGTGCTCGATAACGTGCGCAGCCTACATAATGTGGGCGCCGCCTTCCGAACCGCCGATGCATTTGCGGTAGAGAAAATCTGGCTCTGCGGCATCACAGGGCGCCCGCCGCACCGCGAGATTACCAAGACGGCCTTAGGCAGCACGGAGTCGGTAGCGTGGGAATTTGCCCCCCAGACCACCGATGTAGTGCGCCAGCTGCAAGCCGCCGGCTACGTGGTGATTGCCGTGGAGCAAACGGATAGTAGCCAGTCGCTCAGTGCTTTCCAACCTGATCCAACGAAACCCTACGCGCTGGTGATGGGCAATGAGGTGTTTGGAGTGGAAGACGAAGTATTAGCCCTCTGCGACGCGGCCGTAGAGATTCCACAATTCGGCACCAAGCACTCCTTGAACGTATCAGTAGCGGCGGGCGTGGTACTTTGGGACTTCATGCGGAAGATGGGTTTTGGCAACTAG